Proteins encoded by one window of Candidatus Mesenet endosymbiont of Phosphuga atrata:
- a CDS encoding ankyrin repeat domain-containing protein: MSLDEQLVGAIKSEDIKKVESLLNEGVNPNAYLPPENAAVFLTDTYGKELAETLLRKTDGNAVTVWHIAASSESEKIIKLFLEKGIDVNARDNYNTPLSKFILKDIFELKESLESFFLFLIFGADVNKEPKSVRGKINNTSKLKECLQAFEQIKAMPHLGKLIEANIKKENAEAIASYSHSFKDPNEIR; the protein is encoded by the coding sequence ATGTCACTTGATGAACAACTAGTAGGTGCAATTAAAAGTGAGGATATAAAGAAAGTAGAATCTTTATTAAATGAGGGAGTAAATCCTAATGCTTATCTTCCACCAGAAAATGCAGCTGTATTCCTTACTGATACATATGGCAAAGAGTTAGCAGAAACACTTTTACGTAAGACGGATGGAAATGCAGTAACAGTGTGGCACATTGCTGCCTCATCTGAAAGCGAGAAAATAATAAAGTTGTTTTTAGAAAAGGGGATAGATGTTAACGCTCGGGATAATTATAATACACCTTTAAGCAAATTTATATTGAAAGATATTTTTGAATTAAAAGAATCTCTAGAGAGCTTTTTCCTATTCCTCATTTTCGGTGCTGATGTAAATAAAGAGCCTAAGTCTGTAAGGGGAAAAATAAACAATACATCTAAACTTAAAGAATGCCTTCAAGCATTTGAACAAATCAAAGCAATGCCGCACTTAGGTAAATTAATAGAAGCAAACATAAAAAAAGAAAATGCAGAAGCTATCGCTAGTTATAGCCATTCCTTTAAAGATCCGAATGAGATAAGATA
- a CDS encoding DUF2163 domain-containing protein — protein sequence MKNITKELKEHLSSSVLSIATCWKLTLTNNEVMGFTDYDKDLTIDNIVYQSHTGFTASAIVNNSDLAIDNLEIEGVLSSSSIKEEDILAGKYDFARIEIFLVNYNDLSQGSLSMHYGTLGRIILSNGRFVAQIHGLSTKLTQNIGKLYSTLCRAEFCDNKCKLDSNEFTKSGAVTSVVNNHNFQDENLTEDDNYYKYGIVKFASGANSGLTFTIREYRKGSVTLFMQVPHKIMEKDQYFITAGCDKKFLTCKNKFNNVKNFRGEPHVPGNVLGNYVYNQ from the coding sequence ATGAAAAACATTACCAAAGAATTAAAAGAACATTTATCTAGCTCAGTGCTAAGCATTGCAACATGTTGGAAATTAACACTAACTAATAATGAAGTTATGGGTTTTACTGACTATGATAAAGACTTAACAATAGATAATATAGTTTATCAATCACATACGGGTTTTACTGCAAGTGCTATTGTAAATAACTCTGATCTAGCAATCGATAACTTAGAAATAGAAGGAGTGCTAAGTAGCAGTAGTATAAAAGAAGAAGATATCTTAGCAGGAAAATATGACTTTGCGCGAATTGAGATATTTTTAGTTAATTATAATGATTTAAGCCAAGGAAGCCTAAGCATGCACTATGGTACTTTAGGAAGAATAATACTTAGCAACGGTAGGTTCGTAGCTCAAATTCATGGGCTATCAACTAAACTTACGCAAAATATAGGAAAGTTGTATTCAACCTTATGTAGAGCGGAGTTTTGTGATAATAAGTGCAAGTTAGACAGCAATGAATTCACTAAATCTGGTGCAGTAACATCAGTGGTAAATAATCATAATTTCCAAGATGAAAATTTAACAGAAGATGACAATTATTACAAATATGGAATAGTTAAATTTGCCAGTGGAGCAAATAGCGGCTTAACTTTTACCATTCGAGAATATCGGAAAGGAAGCGTTACTCTTTTTATGCAGGTGCCACATAAAATTATGGAAAAAGACCAATATTTCATCACTGCTGGCTGTGATAAGAAATTTCTTACGTGCAAAAATAAATTTAATAACGTAAAAAACTTTCGTGGCGAACCTCATGTACCAGGAAATGTTTTAGGAAATTATGTGTATAATCAATAA
- the lysA gene encoding diaminopimelate decarboxylase, which translates to MSINYKYDLLRIEDVSLLDIAVEVGTPFYCYSFDAICKNYREFADNIPDSMICYAVKANPNIAIIKAIASMGGGADVVSGGEIRRAMAAGVPVDKIVFSGIGKTREEIEFALENNIYQINVESKEELELINQVASSKGIKASVAIRVNPNIDAKTNDKITTGLKTNKFGIPEEYIDEIFAKDFSNINLLGISVHIGSQISNLNIFLDVIKKIKVIISRIEKLEHKILRIDLGGGLGITYANDDNIPSITEYTRLLRENICNLDYKIICEPGRAIVGNAGVLVTKVLYTKSNDVVKHVVVDAGMNDLIRPALYGSKHRIVPVKKNEDLPEEEVDVVGPICESDDVFAYKYKMQQVTSGDMLAICDVGAYGASMSSTYNSRLLIPEVLVNGDQFAIIRKRGSYEEMLSQDIMPNWKNFE; encoded by the coding sequence ATGAGCATTAATTATAAATATGATTTATTACGTATTGAAGATGTAAGCTTACTAGATATAGCTGTAGAAGTTGGAACACCTTTTTACTGCTATTCATTTGATGCTATCTGTAAAAATTATAGAGAGTTTGCAGATAATATTCCAGATAGCATGATCTGCTATGCAGTTAAAGCAAATCCTAATATCGCAATTATTAAAGCTATTGCTAGTATGGGTGGTGGAGCTGATGTTGTCTCTGGTGGAGAGATAAGACGCGCCATGGCTGCTGGAGTTCCAGTAGATAAAATAGTCTTTTCCGGAATTGGTAAAACGAGAGAAGAAATAGAATTTGCTTTAGAAAATAATATTTATCAAATTAACGTTGAATCCAAAGAAGAGTTAGAACTAATAAATCAAGTAGCATCTAGCAAGGGAATTAAAGCTTCGGTTGCAATTAGGGTTAATCCTAATATTGATGCTAAAACCAATGATAAGATCACTACAGGGCTAAAAACAAATAAATTTGGTATACCTGAAGAATATATTGATGAGATTTTTGCCAAAGATTTTTCTAATATCAATTTACTCGGTATCTCTGTTCATATTGGTTCTCAGATTTCTAATTTAAACATATTTCTAGACGTAATTAAGAAGATTAAAGTGATCATATCTAGAATTGAAAAACTTGAGCATAAAATCTTAAGAATTGATTTAGGTGGAGGGCTAGGTATTACATACGCTAATGATGATAATATTCCAAGTATTACTGAATATACTAGATTACTGAGGGAAAATATTTGCAATTTAGATTATAAAATAATATGTGAACCAGGTAGAGCTATTGTTGGTAATGCCGGGGTTTTAGTAACTAAAGTTCTATATACAAAAAGCAATGATGTTGTAAAACATGTAGTAGTGGATGCAGGCATGAACGATTTGATTCGTCCAGCGCTATATGGTAGCAAGCATCGAATAGTTCCAGTTAAAAAGAACGAGGACTTACCAGAAGAGGAAGTTGATGTAGTTGGTCCTATATGTGAGTCTGACGATGTTTTTGCTTATAAATACAAAATGCAGCAAGTAACCTCAGGTGATATGTTGGCTATATGCGATGTAGGTGCATATGGAGCTTCTATGTCTTCAACTTATAACTCTAGGCTACTTATTCCTGAAGTGCTAGTAAACGGTGACCAATTTGCCATAATTAGAAAACGTGGATCATACGAGGAAATGTTAAGTCAGGATATAATGCCTAACTGGAAAAATTTTGAATAA
- the prmC gene encoding peptide chain release factor N(5)-glutamine methyltransferase yields MKTIGALLKKSINNLSLCGIYTPRLDSEILISHVLGLERSFVIANYDYEVEEEHEKLFLELISRRCKRYPVAQIIGKREFWGLDFLVNQHVLDPRPDSETIILAVLRYYRNKNKRLRIVDFGTGTGCLLISILHEYKYSIGIGFERNVNSHRVALNNVKRHNLLGRVKIVLGSWKNSNGLFDLIISNPPYIKKSMLKKLQPEVQNEPSIALDGGSNGLKCYLSIFPVLKRSLKKGGFAILEIGESQNNIKKIIPFYGLIFVSYAYDLSGNKRCIVIRQP; encoded by the coding sequence ATGAAAACTATAGGTGCTTTACTCAAAAAGAGTATAAACAATCTCTCACTTTGCGGCATTTACACTCCTAGACTTGATAGTGAAATACTAATTAGTCATGTGTTAGGTTTAGAGAGATCCTTTGTTATCGCTAATTATGACTATGAAGTTGAAGAAGAACATGAAAAGTTATTTCTAGAGCTCATCAGTAGAAGATGCAAGAGATATCCTGTAGCACAAATAATAGGCAAACGGGAATTTTGGGGTCTAGATTTTTTAGTAAATCAGCATGTACTAGATCCAAGACCAGACAGTGAAACAATTATTCTGGCAGTGCTTAGGTATTATAGAAATAAAAACAAAAGACTAAGGATTGTTGATTTTGGTACAGGTACAGGTTGTCTTCTAATATCCATATTGCATGAATATAAGTATTCTATCGGTATTGGATTTGAAAGAAATGTCAACTCCCACAGAGTAGCGCTAAATAATGTTAAAAGACATAATTTACTAGGTAGGGTAAAAATTGTTCTTGGTTCTTGGAAAAATAGCAATGGTTTATTTGATTTAATAATCAGCAATCCTCCATACATAAAAAAAAGTATGTTAAAAAAACTACAACCTGAAGTGCAAAATGAACCGAGTATTGCTCTTGATGGCGGCAGCAATGGTTTAAAATGCTATCTCAGCATCTTCCCTGTTTTAAAAAGGAGCCTAAAGAAAGGAGGTTTTGCTATACTAGAGATAGGAGAATCACAGAACAATATCAAAAAAATCATACCTTTTTATGGTTTAATTTTTGTCTCATATGCATATGATTTATCTGGAAATAAACGCTGTATCGTAATAAGACAGCCATAA
- a CDS encoding complex I NDUFA9 subunit family protein → MIKQVIIFGGSGFLGKYIVKHLADLGYAIKIFNRNQQKAQKLKLCGHPGQIVVVGDYILDELVISKHIKGCDIVINLIGILNESKTQKFYTVHVDIAEKIARVAKANNISLMIHFSAMEAEGNCSSKYTQSKLLGEEAVTSAFPEAIIIRPNLVFGEEDNFFNKFAKLASILPFLPLINNGKMKLQPVYVDDLAKFVCYVIKLKIHDQKLYHIGGPKVYSIKNLLKFIITITNRKCLLINIPLPIAKFIAFICEFKVISALLKPITGNIEPLITRDQIKFLCNSNSLEQSHDLEKAKIRATPIESIVPKYLKIYKKV, encoded by the coding sequence ATGATAAAGCAAGTCATAATATTTGGTGGTAGTGGTTTCTTAGGAAAATACATAGTAAAGCACCTAGCAGATTTAGGATATGCGATAAAGATATTCAATAGGAACCAACAAAAGGCACAGAAGCTTAAATTATGTGGCCATCCTGGACAAATAGTGGTGGTTGGTGATTATATCTTAGATGAGTTAGTTATATCAAAGCACATAAAGGGATGTGATATTGTTATAAACTTAATAGGAATCTTAAATGAGTCAAAAACACAGAAGTTTTATACAGTGCATGTGGACATTGCAGAGAAAATCGCAAGAGTAGCAAAAGCAAATAACATATCACTTATGATACATTTTTCTGCCATGGAAGCGGAAGGTAATTGTTCTTCTAAGTACACTCAAAGCAAGCTTCTTGGTGAAGAAGCTGTAACCTCTGCCTTTCCAGAAGCAATAATAATTAGACCTAATTTAGTATTTGGAGAGGAAGATAATTTTTTCAATAAGTTTGCAAAATTAGCTTCTATACTGCCTTTTCTACCGCTAATTAACAATGGCAAAATGAAGCTTCAACCTGTCTATGTAGATGATCTAGCCAAGTTTGTGTGCTATGTGATAAAACTTAAGATTCATGATCAGAAATTGTACCACATTGGTGGTCCTAAGGTGTATTCTATAAAAAACCTTTTGAAATTTATTATAACTATTACAAACAGGAAATGTTTGCTAATTAATATACCCTTGCCAATTGCTAAGTTTATTGCGTTCATTTGTGAGTTTAAAGTCATTTCTGCCTTGCTTAAACCCATTACAGGAAATATTGAACCTTTAATAACTAGAGATCAAATAAAGTTCTTGTGTAATAGTAATAGTCTTGAGCAATCGCATGATTTAGAAAAAGCTAAAATAAGAGCAACACCAATAGAAAGCATTGTTCCAAAGTATTTAAAGATTTATAAAAAAGTTTGA
- the ftsA gene encoding cell division protein FtsA, whose protein sequence is MKSKVFAALDIGTTKVVCLIVKTNGSKKVVGVGYNAAEGINGGVITNIKHASRSILSAITMAKQASKIEIVDQAYVNISGCNISSFELTNEIISDRHKISGADIANIVSQTYEKYDEDDVVIHNIPIRYSLDDMHNINELHGLYGGKLRADMHVVTASRPALLNIENCLVNCGVKIAGYTASSYASGLSCLNREEKELGAAIIDIGGGYTSIGFFEKGKFVHADFIPIGGIHITRDIAYGLCVSINEAERIKLLSDKAISSNDIDILDDGNPSMQIAKSEITTIIKSRLEEILEILDDKLGKKNNLIRKVVITGGSSQLSNIAEAANYILNRPIRIAMPFSIDGISDSPAFSAAIGMVSLISESNKSDVQDNGIDKLFDWIKEKVKI, encoded by the coding sequence ATGAAGTCGAAAGTTTTTGCTGCTTTAGATATCGGTACAACAAAAGTTGTATGCTTGATAGTAAAAACTAATGGTAGTAAAAAAGTAGTTGGTGTTGGATATAATGCCGCGGAAGGTATAAATGGTGGGGTTATTACAAATATTAAACATGCAAGCCGTTCCATACTTTCTGCTATTACAATGGCAAAGCAAGCATCCAAGATAGAAATTGTAGATCAAGCATATGTTAATATATCAGGATGTAACATTTCATCTTTTGAGCTAACTAATGAAATCATTTCAGATCGTCATAAAATTTCCGGTGCAGATATAGCAAATATCGTATCCCAAACCTATGAAAAGTATGACGAAGATGATGTTGTCATTCACAACATACCAATTAGATACAGCCTTGATGATATGCATAACATAAATGAATTACATGGGTTATATGGGGGCAAATTGCGTGCTGACATGCATGTTGTGACAGCATCTCGTCCTGCTTTACTTAACATCGAAAATTGTCTTGTAAATTGTGGAGTAAAAATTGCAGGCTATACTGCATCATCATACGCGTCAGGGTTATCATGCCTTAATAGAGAAGAGAAAGAATTAGGAGCAGCAATTATCGATATTGGCGGAGGATATACTTCCATTGGTTTTTTTGAAAAGGGAAAGTTTGTTCATGCTGATTTTATACCAATAGGTGGTATTCATATAACTCGAGACATTGCCTATGGTCTATGCGTGAGCATAAATGAAGCTGAGCGCATTAAGTTGCTCAGTGACAAGGCAATCTCATCTAATGATATTGACATTTTAGATGATGGAAATCCAAGCATGCAAATAGCCAAGTCAGAAATTACAACGATAATAAAATCAAGATTGGAAGAGATATTAGAGATTTTAGATGATAAGCTTGGCAAGAAAAATAACCTAATAAGAAAAGTAGTTATTACTGGTGGCAGTAGCCAATTATCAAATATAGCAGAAGCTGCAAATTATATATTGAATAGACCAATTCGCATTGCTATGCCTTTCTCTATAGATGGAATTAGTGATAGCCCAGCATTCTCTGCTGCAATAGGTATGGTATCGTTAATTTCTGAAAGTAACAAAAGTGATGTGCAAGATAATGGAATTGATAAGTTATTTGATTGGATTAAAGAAAAAGTTAAAATATGA
- a CDS encoding Trm112 family protein yields the protein MFEETLLNILVCPLTRTPLRYDANSNELISDEAGLAFPIRDGIPIMLVDEARKI from the coding sequence GTGTTTGAAGAAACATTGCTCAATATATTGGTATGTCCTCTCACGAGAACTCCCTTGCGATATGATGCAAATAGTAACGAACTAATTAGCGATGAGGCAGGGCTAGCCTTTCCAATTCGTGATGGCATACCCATTATGCTCGTAGATGAAGCACGTAAGATTTAG
- the aspS gene encoding aspartate--tRNA ligase, which translates to MQYRTHTCGELRESHVENVVTLSGWVYRKRDHGGIIFVDLGDFYGVTQLVFNELENIENLKLESVITVKGKVKLRTEDTINASLDTGSIEVIVESITILSEADSLPMNISGEQDYPEDIRFKYRFLDLRREKVRKNIILRSQVIAELRKLMTESGFIEIQTPILTASSPEGARDYLVPSRLHPGKFYALPQAPQQFKQILMVSGFDKYFQIAPCFRDEDARSDRSPGEFYQLDLEMSFVSQEDVFNVIEPVLYSVFSQFSNKKVDREFKRITYREAMLKYGSDKPDLRNPLLITDVTEVFRNSDFNIFKRNIDSGMVVRAIPAPGTASYPRSFFDSKIEYATKELGAQGLGYIIFDEFSAKGPIAKFLDEDRLEQIRNLIKPGDSVFFASDKEEKAAKIAGGMRELLGEELNLIEQDVFKFCWVIDFPYFTYDEKEKKIDFFHNPFSMPQGSLSDLEKKDPLNIIAYQYDIVCNGVELSSGAIRNSSLEIMYKAFAIAGYSKEDVDSKFSALVRAFKFGVPPHGGIAPGIDRIVMLLADEPNIREIICFPMNQKGEDLLMGAPSKVEERNLRELSIAVKEMKKDI; encoded by the coding sequence ATGCAATATAGGACTCACACTTGCGGAGAATTAAGAGAAAGTCATGTGGAAAATGTTGTTACTTTATCAGGATGGGTGTACCGCAAGCGTGATCATGGTGGAATTATTTTTGTTGATCTAGGTGATTTTTATGGGGTCACACAGCTGGTTTTTAACGAACTTGAAAATATTGAAAATCTAAAATTAGAAAGTGTTATTACTGTCAAAGGCAAGGTAAAACTAAGAACGGAAGATACTATCAACGCCTCGTTAGATACAGGTAGCATAGAAGTTATAGTTGAAAGCATAACTATACTTTCAGAAGCAGATTCATTGCCTATGAACATTTCTGGGGAGCAAGACTATCCTGAAGACATTCGCTTTAAATATAGATTCTTAGATTTAAGACGAGAGAAAGTTCGCAAAAATATAATTTTGCGGTCACAAGTTATTGCAGAACTCAGAAAGCTTATGACTGAGAGTGGATTTATTGAAATTCAAACTCCAATACTTACAGCCTCATCACCTGAAGGTGCACGTGACTATTTAGTACCTAGCAGACTGCACCCTGGAAAGTTTTACGCATTGCCACAAGCACCCCAGCAGTTTAAACAAATCCTAATGGTTTCTGGCTTCGATAAATACTTTCAAATTGCACCTTGTTTTCGTGATGAAGATGCTCGTAGCGATCGCTCCCCTGGAGAATTTTATCAACTTGATCTTGAGATGTCTTTTGTTTCTCAAGAAGATGTATTCAATGTTATTGAACCTGTTTTATATAGTGTGTTTTCTCAATTCTCCAATAAAAAAGTTGATAGAGAGTTCAAACGCATAACATATAGAGAAGCGATGCTAAAATATGGTTCTGACAAACCAGACTTGCGTAATCCACTGTTAATTACTGATGTCACTGAAGTTTTTCGTAATTCAGATTTTAATATTTTCAAAAGAAATATTGACTCAGGTATGGTAGTAAGGGCAATTCCAGCTCCAGGTACTGCAAGTTATCCACGCAGTTTTTTTGATAGTAAAATAGAGTATGCTACCAAAGAACTTGGTGCTCAAGGTTTAGGATATATTATTTTTGATGAATTTTCTGCAAAGGGACCTATAGCAAAATTCCTTGATGAAGATAGACTTGAGCAAATTAGGAATTTAATAAAGCCAGGGGATAGCGTTTTCTTTGCTTCAGATAAAGAGGAAAAAGCTGCAAAAATTGCTGGAGGAATGCGTGAGCTTCTTGGTGAGGAGCTCAATCTAATTGAGCAGGATGTGTTTAAATTTTGCTGGGTTATAGATTTTCCATATTTTACCTATGATGAAAAAGAAAAGAAAATAGACTTTTTTCATAATCCTTTTTCTATGCCTCAAGGAAGTTTATCAGATTTAGAAAAAAAAGACCCTTTAAACATAATTGCTTATCAGTATGATATTGTCTGTAATGGTGTTGAGCTTTCAAGTGGTGCAATTCGCAATAGTAGCTTAGAGATAATGTATAAAGCTTTTGCCATTGCAGGTTATAGCAAAGAAGATGTAGATAGTAAATTTAGTGCACTTGTACGTGCGTTTAAATTTGGTGTGCCACCGCATGGTGGTATAGCTCCTGGAATTGATAGGATAGTTATGCTACTTGCTGATGAACCCAATATTCGAGAAATTATCTGTTTCCCTATGAATCAAAAAGGAGAGGATTTGCTTATGGGTGCACCATCTAAGGTAGAAGAGAGAAATTTACGTGAATTGTCTATCGCTGTAAAGGAAATGAAAAAAGATATTTAA
- a CDS encoding folate-binding protein, translating into MNIHEIKIMSYAPLPNRGVILLQGPDVRDFLQGIITNDITKLQDKQAIYSLLLSSQGRYLYDFFLVQKGKNILLECEKEYLLEIIEKLNLLKTYLKVKIRDISEKYKVGVMLDNSKEVENAITFADPRHKLLGVRIISLVENEIENIEVGNFEKYEQVRIQNLVASGAQDMIQNKSFPLQFMIDKISGIDFNKGCYIGQEVVARMHRMPLKKKIYLVASKHKLPTAGTKVTNDKQQEIGELCSSINNIGIALLNVEDVSNTNILFIDGIEIKIQN; encoded by the coding sequence ATGAATATACATGAAATAAAAATTATGTCTTACGCACCTTTACCGAATCGTGGTGTTATTCTACTGCAAGGCCCAGATGTTAGAGATTTCTTACAAGGTATTATCACCAATGATATAACAAAACTACAAGATAAACAGGCTATTTACTCTCTACTGCTCAGCTCACAAGGTAGATACCTTTATGATTTTTTTCTTGTTCAAAAAGGTAAAAATATTTTGCTAGAATGTGAAAAGGAATATTTGTTAGAAATAATCGAAAAGCTCAATTTGCTTAAAACGTACTTAAAAGTAAAAATTCGGGATATAAGTGAAAAATATAAGGTGGGAGTGATGTTAGATAATAGTAAAGAAGTTGAAAACGCTATTACCTTTGCTGACCCGCGTCATAAACTGCTTGGAGTTAGAATCATATCACTTGTTGAAAATGAAATAGAAAATATAGAAGTGGGAAATTTTGAAAAATATGAACAAGTTCGTATACAAAATTTAGTCGCAAGTGGTGCACAAGATATGATACAAAATAAGTCATTTCCTCTGCAGTTTATGATAGATAAGATAAGTGGTATTGACTTTAACAAAGGTTGTTATATAGGACAGGAAGTTGTAGCAAGAATGCATAGAATGCCTCTTAAGAAAAAAATATATTTAGTAGCCAGCAAGCATAAGCTACCAACTGCTGGTACAAAAGTAACAAATGATAAGCAGCAAGAGATAGGTGAGCTATGCTCTAGCATAAACAATATAGGAATAGCGCTACTTAATGTAGAAGATGTAAGTAATACAAATATACTATTTATTGATGGTATAGAAATAAAAATTCAAAATTAA
- a CDS encoding transposase, giving the protein MYNILGIDQNGRKEVLGFYLADSEFWLSVLNDLKVWNRCLCRWTKKLSINNVFPNAEVQLCIMHQIN; this is encoded by the coding sequence ATGTATAACATACTAGGTATAGATCAAAATGGCAGAAAAGAAGTATTGGGCTTTTATCTGGCTGATAGTGAGTTCTGGCTTAGTGTATTAAATGATCTCAAAGTGTGGAATCGTTGCCTGTGTAGATGGACTAAAAAGCTTTCCATAAACAACGTATTTCCCAACGCAGAAGTGCAATTGTGTATAATGCATCAGATAAACTAA